A segment of the Micromonospora sediminicola genome:
CGAGCTCGCGGCGTCGCCCGGCGCCGGGCTGCCCGAGGGCGCCCGCAAGGAGAAGCCACGCGGCCTGCTCGGCGACGCCTGGCGTGACCTGCGTCGCAAGCCCCTCTTCTGGATCTCGGCGGCGTTCATCCTGCTGTTCGTCGTGATGGCGGCCTTCCCGTCGCTGTTCTCCTCGGGCGACGCCGTCAACGGCGACCTGTCCCGCAGCCTCGGCAAGCCGTCGGCGGACGCCTGGTTCGGCTACGACGTGCAGGGCCGGGACGTGTACGCCCGCACCATCTACGGCGCCCGGGCCTCCATCGTCGTGGCGCTGCTGTCGGTGCTGGGCACGATGCTCATCGGCGGGGCCATGGGCATGATCGCCGGCTACCGCGGTGGCTGGGTGGACTCGCTGCTCTCCCGGATCGCGGACGTCTTCTTCGGCCTGCCGTTCGTGCTGGGCGCGATCGTCATCCTGACCACGTTCAACGGCTCGGGCAGCAGCAACAGCAAGGCCGAGATCATGTTCCTGGTGATCATGTCGCTGACGGTGCTGAGCTGGCCGGTGGTGATGCGGCTGATGCGGTCCTCGGTCCTGGCCACGCGCGAGGCCGACTACATCGTGGCGGCGCGCGCGCTCGGCGCCGGCACCGGGCGGATCGTGCTGAAGCACCTGCTCCCGAACTGTCTGGCCCCGCTGCTGGTCTACGGGACCATCATGGTCGGGTCGTTCATCGGTGCCGAGGCGACGCTGTCCTTCCTGGGCGTCGGCCTGAAGAGTCCGGTTGTGTCGTGGGGCATCATGATCAGCGAGGCGCAG
Coding sequences within it:
- a CDS encoding ABC transporter permease, with product MSDPSTASIVSTPRPEEPRELAASPGAGLPEGARKEKPRGLLGDAWRDLRRKPLFWISAAFILLFVVMAAFPSLFSSGDAVNGDLSRSLGKPSADAWFGYDVQGRDVYARTIYGARASIVVALLSVLGTMLIGGAMGMIAGYRGGWVDSLLSRIADVFFGLPFVLGAIVILTTFNGSGSSNSKAEIMFLVIMSLTVLSWPVVMRLMRSSVLATREADYIVAARALGAGTGRIVLKHLLPNCLAPLLVYGTIMVGSFIGAEATLSFLGVGLKSPVVSWGIMISEAQNYIRVAPFLLFFPAAFLVAAVLSFVMLGEAVREALDPKLR